In Alphaproteobacteria bacterium, the DNA window CGCGGGCTTCGTCCAGGAAGCGCGCGAAATCGCCGATGCCCATACGGTCGAGCTCAATCTCGAGCCGTCGGAGGGCGCTTCCCTCTTCGCGGAGCAGCATTATGGGCCCGCCAGCGAAGTGGTGCCGCGTTTTGTCGAAATGCTGCTGGCGACGTCATGAATGCCGAGGAGTCCTTTGACGCCCTCCTCGCTCGCGTGCGCGCTTGTCGCGTTTGCGAAGAATACTTGCCGCTCGGCCCGCGCCCCGTTCTCCTCGGCCGCCCTTCGGCGCGGCTTCTCATCATCGGCCAGGCCCCCGGCACCAAAGTGCACGAGACGGGGATCTCATGGAATGATCCTTCGGGCGACCGCCTGCGCGAGTGGCTTGGGCTCGATCGCGCTCAGTTTTACGACGAACGACGTATAGCACTCGTCGGCGTCGCATTTTGCTATCCGGGCCGGCTGCCACGGGGCGGGGACGCCCCGCCGCGGCCGGAATGCGCGCCACGCTGGCACCCGCCGCTGCGGGCGGCTTTGCTCAATATCGAACTTACGCTGCTCGTGGGCCAATACGCCCAGTCCTATTACCTCGCATATCGTTGCAAGCGGAATATGACCGAAACGGTGCGTGCGTGGCGCGAATATCTGCCTGAGTTCATCCCCACGCCGCATCCGAGCTGGCGCACGACGGCTTGGCTCAAGCGCAACCCCTGGTATGAGCGGGAGCTTGTGCCCGAATTGCGCCAACGGGTGCAAAAGCTCGTTCGGAATGCGTAGCGTCGCGCGAAATCGACAGTGGGGCAACGGGTGCTGGCCGCTCGCGCAAATGGTTGACCGGCGTATGCGCCGTGGGCGAAACTCGCGCGGGGCTAGAATCATGAAAACGGTTTTTGCGAGCATTTTTTGTCTGGCAATTGGGGCCTGCGCTAGCGCCGATACCCAGCCCTCGGCGTCAACGAGCGCGGCACCCGGCACACCGCCTTCGCGGATCCTCGAAAGCGGGGCTGCGTGCGCGCCCGAGGCTTATGCCTATTCCGGCGTGCTCGTGCTCGCCGACCAGCTCGGCGACGACGCCGACATACTGGAGGCCTCACTCGTCGATCTGCGCCAGCAGCTCGCAGATTGCTTGAGTGACCCCGAGCCGGACCTCCTCCTGGTCGCCAACCGCAAGCGGCTGCAATCGCGCTC includes these proteins:
- a CDS encoding uracil-DNA glycosylase family protein produces the protein MNAEESFDALLARVRACRVCEEYLPLGPRPVLLGRPSARLLIIGQAPGTKVHETGISWNDPSGDRLREWLGLDRAQFYDERRIALVGVAFCYPGRLPRGGDAPPRPECAPRWHPPLRAALLNIELTLLVGQYAQSYYLAYRCKRNMTETVRAWREYLPEFIPTPHPSWRTTAWLKRNPWYERELVPELRQRVQKLVRNA